Below is a window of Pseudodesulfovibrio sp. 5S69 DNA.
ATCGCCGCGGCCGACGCCCTGGCCCGCCTGGCCAAGGAGCCGGTCTCCCAGGACATCTGCGACGCCTTCGGCGTGGACAAACTCGAATTCGGCATCGACTACATCATCCCCAAACCGCTCGACCCGCGCGTGCTCACCTGGCTGGCCCCGGCCGTGGCCAAGGCCGCCATGGACACCGGCGTGGCCCAGATCGCACTGGACCTCGACCAGTACGCCAAGGACCTCGAAGCCCGCATGGCCGCCTCCCACGCCCGCACCAAGCTGGTGGTCGACTCCTTCGGGTACGACATCTAGTTGAAACGACGATACGCATTGAAAGGCCGGACGCATTGTCCGGCCTTTTTTTGTGAAGAGGTGATGCCGTTGCGCAGGGGGACATTGTCATCTATGCTTTGCAGATGGACGAAACCACCCTTCAAGAACTGCGCGCACTGGCTGAGCAGCATGGCATCGACCCGGACCAACTACTGGCCATCGCCGGGGCCGACGGGCTGCCCGAGGCGCTGAGCGCGGCCATGGCCGAGGTGCTCGGCGACCTGACGATTTTCGGCCAGGCCCTGGACGGAAAGGACGAATAGCCGTGCCCCGACTGTTCATCGGCATAGAGTTACCGGACGCTTATCGGCAAGAACTCAATCCCCTCATCAAGGCACTTTCCAGCCTTACCGATGCCAGCACCAACTGGTCCAAGCCCGACACCTGGCACCTGACCCTGAAGTTTCTCGGCGAAACGGACGAGGCGCGCATCCCGTCCCTGAAAGCGGCCCTGGCCGCCGTGGATTTTACCGCCTTCACCCTGCGGGCCGGAGGCGCAGGCGCGTTCCCGGACGCGAGACGCCCGAAGGTCCTCTGGCTCGGCCTGGCCGAGGGCGGCGAGCAGAGCGCGGACCTGACCGGGGCCATCGAAGACGGGCTGGCCGCCCTCGGCATCCCCCGTGAAAAGAAACCCTTCCGCCCGCACCTGACGCTGGGCCGGGTACGCAGGCCCGCCCCCGGCGACTGGACCCCGGTCCTCGACGCGGCGGCCGCACACGAATGGCCGCCTTTCACCGTAACCCACTTCACCCTCTGGCAAAGCACCCTCACCCCCAAGGGAGCCATCCACACCGCCTTGGCCGAATTCCCGGCCCAATAGTTCAACCATCGCTTGAGCATCAAAACGCACGCATCCCCACGGAAGCGCGCCCCTGCCGAAGGCACCCAAAAAGTTTAGGAAGGAAGAGGGGATGGGGGCCCGGGGGAGGCACCGCCCCTAAACGTCGATCTCCACCCCAATGGGGCAGTGGTCGGAGCCCATGACGTCGGGTTCGATCCAGGCGCGGACCACCTTGTCCTTGAGTTCCTCGGACACGAAGAAGTAGTCGATGCGCCACCCGGCGTTGTTCTTGCGGGCGTTGAAGCGGTAGGACCACCAGGAGTAGTGGTGCGGGCCGTCCTCGAACAGACGGAAGGTGTCCACGTAGCCGTGCTCGATGAACTTGTCGATCCAGGCGCGTTCCACGGGCAGGAACCCGGACCGCTCGCTGTTGGCCTTGGGATTCTTGAGGTCGATCTCGCGGTGCGCGGTGTTGAAGTCGCCGCCGACCACGATGGGCTTGGTCTTGCGCAGCGCTTGGGCGTGTTCGAGGAAGGTGTCGTAGAAGCCCATCTTGAAGTCCAGGCGCTCGTCGGACATCTGGCCGTTGGGGAAATAGATGTTGAACAGGTGGAAGTCCGGGTATTCGAGGTGAAGCACCCGGCCCTCGTCGCGGAACCGGCCGTCGGGCAGGCCGGTGTCCCAGGACAACGGCTCGGGGTTGGCGAAGCAGGCCACACCGGAATAGCCCTTTTTTTTCTTGGACCAGTTCCAGTAGTGGTTGGAATAGGAGTCCGGCTCGCGATCCTCCGGGTCGAGCTGGTCCGGCTCGACCTTGGTCTCCTGCAGCATGACCACGTCCCCGCCGCAGCCGTCCAGCCAGTCGCGGAAATCCTTCTTGAGCACGGCCCGGTACCCGTTGATGTTCCAGGAATAGATGATCATTGCGTCTCCTTTTGGGAAAGGGAAAATTGGGACAGGAGGCCGCTTCGCGGCGATGGTCGGGTGATTTGGCTCGCACTGTCCCGGAGCTCGCCCCTTCGGGGTCGCGCCTTTTGGCGCGGTCCAAATCCGCTGTCCTGCGGATTTGGCGCCTCCGGCGGGCAAGGGTCGCACCCTTGCATCCCCTTTTGCGCCTTCGGCGCGGAGGGTTGCGCATCTTGAAGGGGGCTGAAAAAAGCGAAGGGGAACCGGCCGGACCGATTCCCCTCATGCCGCGTGCGCGGCGAAAACTAGTGTCCGTTCGGGGAACTGACCTTGATCATGACCAGCGCGGCCACGGTCAGGAACAGCCCCAGGAAAAACCAGAAATAACCCATCATGTTCGCATCCTCCACGTATTGTAGGCAATTGTTGATTTGCTCATAGCAGAAACCGGCCGGGAAGGAAAGCGGAGCGGCCCGGAGAAATTCGCCGGGCCGCCTGTTTTCGATCGCTCGGAGAACCGTGGACTAGGGCTCGATGGTCGAGCCGAGCACCTTGAGGAACTCGCGCATCCACTCGGGGTGGGCGGGCCAGGCCGGGGCGGTGACGAGATTGCCGTCCGTGCAGGCGTTGGAGGCCGTGGCGTTGACCTCGCACCAGGTGCCGCCCGCGCCGTCGATGTCCGGCTTGACCGCCGGATAGGCGGTGGAGGTCTTGCCCTTGATGACGTTCGCGGCGGTCAGGATCTGCGGACCGTGGCAGATGGCCGCGATGGGCTTGCCCGCACTCGCGAAGTGCTGCACGCACTTGATGATGTCCGGGTTGAGGCGCAGATATTCGGGGGCGCGGCCGCCGGGGATGACCAGGGCGTCGTAGTCCTCGGCCTTGATATCCTCGAAGGTGGTGGTCACCCCGAAGTTGTGGCCCGGTTTTTCGGAGTAGGTCTGGTGCCCTTCGAAGTCGTGCACGGCGGTGGCCACGGTCTCGCCCGCCTTCTTGCCGGGGCAGACAGTGTGGACCGTGTGGCCGACCATCAGGAGCATCTGAAAGGGAACCATGGCTTCGTAGTCTTCCACGAAGTCGCCGACGAGCATCAGTATTTTCTTGGCAGCCATTTTGCTTCCTCCAGAGTAGAGTTTTTACAGGTTCCGAAATCATAGCCCCACCCTGTTTTTTGTCAACACGGTTTCGTGACAATCCAGGTCCCTTGCCGTAGAACCGGCGCATGGACAGACTGGACGCCGTCATACTCGGAGCCGGGGCCTCGGGCCTGTGGTGCGCCATGACCGCCGGGGCGCGCGGCCGCAAGGTGGCCGTCATCGACCACGGGCTGAAGACCGCGCGCAAGATCCGCGTGTCCGGCGGCGGCATGTGCAACTTCACCAACCTGCATGCCTCGCCCGAACACTATCTGTGCGAGAACCCGCATTTCGTGAAGTCCGCCCTGGCCCGGCTCTCGCCGTGGGACGTGGTCGGCTTCCTCGGAGAAAACGGCATCACCTACGAGGAACGCGACCACGGCCAGTTGTTCACCCTGGAAGGCGCGGGCCGCGTGGCCGGTGCCCTCGTTGAAAGATGCCAGCGGGCGGGCGTGGAATTCCTGACCGGCTGCGAGATCGGCAAGGTGTCCGGCGACGGGCCGTTCACCGTGGAGGCGGGCGGCCGGAGCATCATAGCCGACAAGCTGGTCCTGGCGCTGGGCGGGCCGTCCTGGCCGCAGGTCGGGGCCACGGACCTCGGCTTCCGGCTGGCCGAACAATTCGGGCTCAAGCTCACCGCGACCCGGCCCGGCCTGGTCCCCCTGGTTTTCCCGAAGAAGCGGCAGGCCATGTGCGTGGAGATGGCGGGCAACGCCCTGCCCGCCACGGTCGAGACGGAAGGCGTGCGCTTCACCGACCCCCTGCTCTTCACCCACCGGGGCATCTCCGGCCCGGCCGTGCTCCAGGCGTCCAGCTACTGGCGCGAGAACCGGCCTGTGACCATCGATTTTCTGCCCGGCCAGCGGCTGGAAGCCATCGTCGAGGAGCACCGCGCCTCCAACCAGCAACTGCGCAACCTGCTCGCCCGCATCCTGCCCAAGCGGCTGCCCCCCCTGCTCCTGGACGCCTCCCTGGCCGACAGCCCGGTCAGCCAACTGTCCAAGGCCCGGATAGAGACGGCCTGCGAGGCCATCCACAGCTTCTCCATCACCCCGTCCGGCACCGAGGGCTACGCCAAGGCCGAGGTCACGGTCGGCGGCGTGGACACGGCCCGCATCTCGTCCAAGACCATGGAGGCCCGCGACGTGCCGGGGTTGTACGTGATAGGGAAACACTCGACGTGACCGGGCACCTGGGCGGGTTTAATTTACATTGGGCGTTTGCGTCGGGGCAGGCTTGCGGAGAAGTGCTGTAGCGGGCTGTCCGAAGCCCTCCCTCATGAAGGGGCCGCAGTAGTGCATCAAAACAAGGGCCTTGGTCGACACATTGTCGACCAAGGCCCTTTTCTGCTCAAGCGGACGCTTTGAGTGAAAGCGGTTTCGCTTGCCGCTAATACGAAACAGTCACGGCGGAAGAAACTCTTTTGGCCTTCTCCACGGCAGCCTCGACGTCGTCGGCAAGGGCCAGGGCAACGCCGAGACGGCGGACTCCGGCGCATTCGCCTTTCCCGAAAATCAGCACCTTTGTATCCGCCTCGCGAAGCGCGACGTCCACGCCGTCAAAGGCGGGCTTGTCCGATGTGCCGTTAGATAAAATCACACTTGAAGCGGCGGCTCCGTATTGCCGGATCCCCGGAATCGGCAAACCCAAAACGGCTCTCACATGCAGGGCGAATTCGCTTAAATCCTGAGAGATGACAGTGACCAGGCCGGTATCGTGGGGGCGGGGGGACACTTCACTGAAGATCACATCACCATCTTTGACAAAGAGTTCCACCCCGAAAAGGCCGCGCCCACCAAGGGCGTCCGTGATCTTGCGGGCATAGTCACGAGCTTGGGCAAGGGCCGCCTCACTCATGGGTTGCGGCTGCCAGGATTCGCGGTAATCCCCATTTTCCTGCCGGTGTCCGATCGGCTCGCAAAACGTTGTTCCGTCAACGTGACGCACGGTCAAGAGGGTGATCTCGTAGTCAAAAGGAACGAACTTTTCGATAATGACACGCCCTTCACCGGTACGGCCGCCGGACTGGGAATAGTCCCACGCCTTTTGGATATCGGCCTCACTTTTTACCGTGGACTGCCCTTTTCCGGAAGAGCTCATGACGGGCTTGACCACGCAGGGGATACCGATTTCAGCCACCGCCGCCCGGTATTCCTCTTCCGTATCGGCGAAGCGGTACGGCGAGGTGGGCAGGCCGACCTCCTCGGCGGCAAGACGCCGGATGCCCTCGCGATCCATCGTCAGCCTGGTCGCATTGGCGGTAGGGACGACATTGAACCCCTCTTTTTCCAGCTCGACCAGCGTGGACGTGGCGATGGCCTCGATCTCGGGCACGATATAGTCCGGCTTCTCGTCCGTAATGACCCGACGGAGCGCGTCGCCATCCAACATGGACATGGTGTACGAACGGTGCGCCACCTGCATGGCCGGGGTATCTTCATAGCGATCGACCACAATCGTCTCGATGCCGAGACGCTGCGCTTCGATCACCACTTCCTTACCGAGCTCGCCCCCACCAAGAAGCATCATTTTCTTTGCCGATGCCGTTTTGGCCGTTCCCAATGCTGTCATATCCGATCCCTTTGAGCTGATTAAAATTGTGCGTTACACAAAGAAAGCTCTATGCCAAATTTCCCCCCGAATTGAAAGGATTTCCCATTGCGATTTCCGGGCGGATACGGCTCGCCGGACCAGGCAGGCGGGGGGAGAACGGATACAGCGTGGAAACTGTCCACCGCTTCACCATCACCCCGTCCGGAGCCGAGGGCAACGCCAAGGCCGAAGTAACGGTCTGCGGCGTGGACACGGCCCGCGACGTGCCGGGGCGGTATGTGATCGGGGAAACGCTCGACGTGGCGGGGCATTTGGGCGGGTTCAATTTGCATTGGGCGTTCGCCTCGGGGCAGGCGTGCGGGGAGGCGGTGTTGGGTTGTTAGCCAAAGCCTCACATCAGAAAAGGGCCAAATATGGGAACAGCACCTACGCCATTTGTTCAGTTCATCAGATAAGGGCCTTGATTGACACGTTGTCAATCAAGGCCCTTATTGCATCCTAAATGGGCACTTTGGGGATAAATGACTTCGTCAGTTTAGCGTATACCCTAGATGGACTGATTGTTGCGGGATCGCGAAGGAACTGAACGCTCAGAAAATCAGGACCGCTCGTGACGGCAAGTGGCATCCTTCGTCTGTGAAAAGGCTGTTGGATCGGTTAGGATGACCTGTGGTAGGCGTATGACCTCATCGCCCAGGTTGAGAATCTAGCAGGGCAGTGGGGCAAGTATAAAGAGAGCCGTCACTGTAGAGAGAATCTCCAAATGCGATCATTCTTATCTACGCCAGTTTGTCCATAAATTAGTATGTTATGGACTGAGCTTTGATCTGAGTTGAAAATAGTTGCTTTAATTTGAACTATTGCTACTTGGTCTTCAGAAAACCAAATCAACGCAAAAAGATTGTTACTAGCATATGGTGAATACATTGAGTTACGTGTAGCGTTGTTGAGTTCATCACCTGTAAGAAAGTCAACCTCGCGTTGATACTTGTCCGACCATCCTGTTTCTGTCTGATACTGAACATAACATACTAGTCGTGATCTAGAGGATGAATTTGTGCTTATGAATAAGCAACATAATGTCAGTGCCGTTATTAAATAGAATCTGTTTAAGATCATATGTTATTCTTCAACGGTAACTATTCTCCACCCTCTCTGGCTCATGCATGAATTAATGGCCATTGATCGGGAATCATTGTACCTCTTGTATTCATTCATTGCCTGTTCGTTCATCCTAGAAACAGCAGCTTGTTGACTTCCGCACATACCTGCAAGTGTAATCCCTCTAGCTTGAGAGCAGTCTGGTAAGGGTTGTAGTTGAGGCGGGGATATTGCCGGGTAGACTCGCATGGCCTCTTGACGGCACATGGACAGGTCATTGTTATAAGCTGTTGGGTTAGCATCAGCAAATCCGTATGCAGGGTTGTATGACTTATTCGTCTTGCAAGACGTTAATGGTAGGGCAATGAGGATTAACAAGCTGATTGCAATGAAATAGTTGCCTTTCATGGTTGTCCTCCCTAGATGTGGTGACTAATTTATTGTTAAGAAATCGTTATCTAGCTTTAATATTTGGGTCAAATATTTCTTTTAGCCCTTCAACCGATATTGTCACCCTTGTGGATCATCCTGTAGCAGTTAGAGCAGAGCGGGACCTAGCAGGTCAGGACGGTACTGTGAGGTGAGCCTCATTCTGCCCTTGATTTTTGCTACAGCAACTTGCTACAGCAGAGCTAGCAGTTGCTGCGGTGACTTGCTGAAAAACAGACCCTCGGAGAGCTTCTTTTGACTCCAGTTGCACTCGTATAACTGCCCGAATCAACTGAAGAAACCGAGTCCGACTTAAAGAGCACGCCTGCTAAGCGTGCTACGGGGGGGAACTCCAACGAAGGTTCACATCTCTCCTCTCCGCCGCCATTCCGCCCCCCCAAAAAACAACCCGCGATTTGCGCAAGGAAAACGCCGCACCATGATTGGATCATGGCACGGCGTTTCTCGTTTTTCTTGCGCAAATCGCAAACCGGCACAGCGAGGGGCGTTCCTCCGGACCTCGCCGGAGGCGACATGGGGGTCCAGGGGGCTTTGCTCCCTGGCGGGTGCAGGGCAGCGCCCTGCCCGTCGGAGACGCCCCTGCGGCGAGCAGCCGCCGGAGGCCCCAACACAGGCCTACTTGTTGGCCTTCTCCCAGAAATCCGGCCACTGTTCCAGCAGCTTTTGCATGGCCTTGCCCCGGTGGGACTTGCCGTTCTTGACCTCGGGGTCGAGCTCGGCCACGTGGCAGCCGAAGTCGGGGTCGATGACGATGACGTCGTAGCCGAAGCCGCCCCGGCCTTTGTAGCCGTGGCCGACGGTAATCTCGTAGGCGCCGTCCGCGGTGATCTCCGCGCCGTTGGGGGCGGAGGCGGCCATGACGCAGCGGTAGCGGCCGGTGCGTTTGTCCTCGGGCACGTCCTTCATCTCGGCCAGCATCTTTTCGTTGTTGTCGTGGTCGTCGTGTTGCTCGCCCGCGTAGCGCGCGGAATAGACGCCGGGGCGGCCGTCCAGGGCGTCGATTTCGATGCCCGAATCGTCGGCCACGGCCACCAGGCCGGTCAGCTCGGCCACGGTGCGCGCCTTGATGAAGGCGTTGTCCAGAAAGGTCTCGCCGGTCTCGGGGATGTCCCCGATCTCCGGGAATTCGGCCAGGCTCTTCACGGCCACGCCGAAGGGCTCGAGCATGACCGAGAGTTCCCGGATCTTGCCCTTGTTGTTGGTCGCCAGAACGATGGTGTCCATGGATTATCCCCCTGAGGTGGTTTGTTCAGGGGGATGAACCTACGCGGAGTCGCCCGAATCTTCAACCGCCAGGGTGGGCGGCAGGAACAGGGTGACCTTGGTGCCGACCCCCTCCATGGAGACCAGGTCCACCCGGCCGCCCAGCTCGCCCACGATCTTGTGGATCTGGGCCAGGCCCAGGCCGACGCCCTTGTCCTTGGTGGAGAAGAACGGGCTGAAAATCTTGTCGCGGATGTCCAGCGGGATACCCACGCCGGTGTCTTCCACGGCGAGCACGGCCATGTCCTGGTTCATGGCGGTGGTCACGTACAGCTTGCCGCCCGATTTCATGGCCTCCAGGGCGTTCTTGATCAGGTTGATGAGGCACTGTTTGATCAGGTCCGGGTTGGCGTGGACCCTGGCCATGCCCTCGTCCAGGGAGACGTGCGGGACCACATTCTGATTGGAGCACGGCAACTGCATGACGTCCATGGTGGCGCGGACCACCTCGTTCAGGTCCACTTCGGCCACCTGGGCCTCGGTGGGCCGGGTGAAGTTGAGCAAGCTGCGCAGGACCTCGTCCAGCCGCCGGGATTCGTCCAGGATGATGGACAGCTTCTCGCGCGCCTTGGTGCCCACGTCCTTGTCGCGCATGAGCGAATTGGCGAAGCCGCTGATGGAAAAAAGCGGGTTGCGGATCTCGTGGGCCATGTAGGTGGACAGTTCGCCGATGGAAGCCAGCCGCTCGGCCTGTTGCAGCCGGTTCTCCATGGCCCGGCGCTGGGTGATGTCCCGGCGCATGGCGACCACGTGGTTGACCGCCCCGTCCTCGTCCGCCACCGGGCTGGTGTAGACCCGGAAATACTGCACCCGCCCGTCCGGGTCCACCAGGCTGGTGGTCGCCTCGGCCGGGGCGTGGGTCATCATGGTCCGCTCGAAGGGGTCCTCCCACTCCTCGCATTCCCCCTCCTTGGACCGGGTGAAGACGTCGCAGTAGTGCTTGCCCATCAGGGCCCGCTTGGGCAGGCCGGAGCGGTCCAGCACGGTCTGGTTCATGCCCACCACCATGCCGTCCCGGTTCAGAAACAGGATCTCCTGGTCCATCTGGTCGACGATGGTCTTGAGCATGGTCTGCGTATGCAGCAGGTCCACCTTGCAGGCCACCCACATCTGGTTGGAGGCCAGCAGGTTGATGAAGAACTGGGCCGCGCCGCGCTCCACCAGGGTGATGGCCGGGGGCAGGTACTTGCGCAATTCGAAAACCAGGCTCGGGCGGCCCGTGGCCTCGATGATCATGTTGATCTCGGGATGCTTTTCGAGCATGGCCTTGTAGCCCGCATAGGTGGGGACGATCCGGCCCGCGTCGGTGGCCTCGGGCAGCACGGACTCGCCCGGCAGGGCCACGGCCACCACGCCGATCTCCCTGAGGGTCTCGTCGTTGCTCTGGTCCTTGAACATCTCCCAGAGGGCGAGCAAGGCAGGGATGTCTCCGATGACTCCGATGACATATCGCTTTTCGTCCACGATGGATCCTTCGATCATTTGACCTCCTCCCCGACCTGTGCTCATCTGGCACGCGCCCAGGCTGGACTTTGCACCAACACAAGATTACCCCATTCAAGTAACGTTATCAAAGGAAATGACATGGCGAAACCGGCAACCACACTCGTGCGAACATACACCGTCAGCCTGGGGTGTCCCAAAAACCGGGTGGACACCGAACGGCTGCTCGGCGCGCTCGGCTCGAACATGGTCCCGGCGGACGCCGTGGCCGACGCCGACCTGGTCCTGGTCAACACCTGCGGCTTCATCCAGCCCGCCATCGAGGAGTCCATCGGCACCATCCTGGACGTGGTCCGCGAGGCCTCGGAAGTGGCCGAGGGCCTGGGCCGCAAGCCGCTCGTCTGCGTGGCCGGGTGCCTGGTCTCGCGCTACGGCCAGGACCTCAAGAACGGGCTGCCCGAGGTGGACCTGTGGCTGAACACCGAGGAGATCGAGCTGTGGCCCGCCATGGCCGCCGAAGCCCTGGCCCTGAACCTGCCCGGCGACACACCGCGCAACCTTTCCACCGGCCCGGCGTACGCCTTTCTCAAGGTCTCGGAGGGGTGCTCACACAACTGCCGGTTCTGCACCATCCCGTCCATTCGCGGCCCGCACAAGAGCTGGCCGGTGGATTTCCTCCTGGACGAGGCCCGGCTGCTGGCTGGCCAGGTACCCGAGATCATCGTGGTCGGCCAGGACTCCACGGCCTACGGCTCGGACCTCGGCCAGGGTCACGACCTGCCCGCCCTGATCAAGGGGCTGGCCGCCATCCCGAACCTGGAGTGGCTGCGCATCATGTATCTCTACCCGGCCGGGCTGACCGAGTCCCTGCTCGGCCTGCTGCGCGACACGGGCGCGCCGTTCCTGCCCTATTTCGACATCCCGTTGCAGCACGCCCACCCGGACGTGCTCGCGTCCATGGGCCGCCCGTTCGCCCGCGATCCGGACAAGGTCGTGGACCGGGTCCGGTCCTTCTTCCCGGACGCGGCCCTGCGGACCACCTTCATCGTCGGCTATCCCGGCGAGACGGACGAACAATTCGAAGCCCTCATGGACTTCGTGCGCCGCACCCGGTTCCACCACCTCGGGGTCTTCCCCTACTGGGCCGAGGAGGGCACCCCGGCCGCGGCCATGGAAAACCAGGTCCCGGACGAGGTCAAACAGGAGCGCAAAGACCGGCTCATGGAGCTCCAGGCCGAGATCAGCGCCGAGATTCTGGAAGGATATGTCGGCGAGACCCTGCCCGTGGTCATCGAGCGGGAGTCGGACGAGTGGCCCGGCCTGTACGTGGGCCGCGCCTGGTTCCAGGCCCCGGAGGTGGATGGGGTGACCTATGTAGGCGCGCCGCCCGACACCCGGTTGGAGTTGGGCGACATCCTCGATGTGGAGATTGAGAAGGCGGACACGTACGACCTTTCAGGTCTTGTGTAGGCCTTCTGCGGAAAGAGAAGAGGAAAAGGAAGGCCGCCCTTGGGGGCGGCTTTTTTTGTGGGATAAAATGCGCGGTTGCACCGCTGAGAGCCGCTGTGCGGGGCTCAAGCCCCTGCACTTGCTCCATGCCCTCCCGGCGGGGTCCATTTTTTTGCTGGCCCAAAAAAATAGACGAAAAAAAGGGCCTTGGAGTGTAGCGCGGCCGCCCGGAGATCGGGGGATAAGAAGCTGATCCGCTCGGGCCGGCTCCCGAATCGAGGCTCGCTGCGCTCGCTGCGATTCGAAGAGCCGCCGCCCCTCGCGGTCAGCTTCTAACCCCCCGATCAAGGGCTCGTTTGGGTGCAGGGAAGAGGATTGGCGGGGAGCGGGAGGGCGTGCCTCGG
It encodes the following:
- the rdgB gene encoding RdgB/HAM1 family non-canonical purine NTP pyrophosphatase; translated protein: MDTIVLATNNKGKIRELSVMLEPFGVAVKSLAEFPEIGDIPETGETFLDNAFIKARTVAELTGLVAVADDSGIEIDALDGRPGVYSARYAGEQHDDHDNNEKMLAEMKDVPEDKRTGRYRCVMAASAPNGAEITADGAYEITVGHGYKGRGGFGYDVIVIDPDFGCHVAELDPEVKNGKSHRGKAMQKLLEQWPDFWEKANK
- the thpR gene encoding RNA 2',3'-cyclic phosphodiesterase, with the translated sequence MPRLFIGIELPDAYRQELNPLIKALSSLTDASTNWSKPDTWHLTLKFLGETDEARIPSLKAALAAVDFTAFTLRAGGAGAFPDARRPKVLWLGLAEGGEQSADLTGAIEDGLAALGIPREKKPFRPHLTLGRVRRPAPGDWTPVLDAAAAHEWPPFTVTHFTLWQSTLTPKGAIHTALAEFPAQ
- a CDS encoding DJ-1/PfpI family protein; protein product: MAAKKILMLVGDFVEDYEAMVPFQMLLMVGHTVHTVCPGKKAGETVATAVHDFEGHQTYSEKPGHNFGVTTTFEDIKAEDYDALVIPGGRAPEYLRLNPDIIKCVQHFASAGKPIAAICHGPQILTAANVIKGKTSTAYPAVKPDIDGAGGTWCEVNATASNACTDGNLVTAPAWPAHPEWMREFLKVLGSTIEP
- a CDS encoding NAD(P)/FAD-dependent oxidoreductase; amino-acid sequence: MDRLDAVILGAGASGLWCAMTAGARGRKVAVIDHGLKTARKIRVSGGGMCNFTNLHASPEHYLCENPHFVKSALARLSPWDVVGFLGENGITYEERDHGQLFTLEGAGRVAGALVERCQRAGVEFLTGCEIGKVSGDGPFTVEAGGRSIIADKLVLALGGPSWPQVGATDLGFRLAEQFGLKLTATRPGLVPLVFPKKRQAMCVEMAGNALPATVETEGVRFTDPLLFTHRGISGPAVLQASSYWRENRPVTIDFLPGQRLEAIVEEHRASNQQLRNLLARILPKRLPPLLLDASLADSPVSQLSKARIETACEAIHSFSITPSGTEGYAKAEVTVGGVDTARISSKTMEARDVPGLYVIGKHST
- a CDS encoding exodeoxyribonuclease III; translation: MIIYSWNINGYRAVLKKDFRDWLDGCGGDVVMLQETKVEPDQLDPEDREPDSYSNHYWNWSKKKKGYSGVACFANPEPLSWDTGLPDGRFRDEGRVLHLEYPDFHLFNIYFPNGQMSDERLDFKMGFYDTFLEHAQALRKTKPIVVGGDFNTAHREIDLKNPKANSERSGFLPVERAWIDKFIEHGYVDTFRLFEDGPHHYSWWSYRFNARKNNAGWRIDYFFVSEELKDKVVRAWIEPDVMGSDHCPIGVEIDV
- the purT gene encoding formate-dependent phosphoribosylglycinamide formyltransferase: MTALGTAKTASAKKMMLLGGGELGKEVVIEAQRLGIETIVVDRYEDTPAMQVAHRSYTMSMLDGDALRRVITDEKPDYIVPEIEAIATSTLVELEKEGFNVVPTANATRLTMDREGIRRLAAEEVGLPTSPYRFADTEEEYRAAVAEIGIPCVVKPVMSSSGKGQSTVKSEADIQKAWDYSQSGGRTGEGRVIIEKFVPFDYEITLLTVRHVDGTTFCEPIGHRQENGDYRESWQPQPMSEAALAQARDYARKITDALGGRGLFGVELFVKDGDVIFSEVSPRPHDTGLVTVISQDLSEFALHVRAVLGLPIPGIRQYGAAASSVILSNGTSDKPAFDGVDVALREADTKVLIFGKGECAGVRRLGVALALADDVEAAVEKAKRVSSAVTVSY
- the rimO gene encoding 30S ribosomal protein S12 methylthiotransferase RimO, whose translation is MAKPATTLVRTYTVSLGCPKNRVDTERLLGALGSNMVPADAVADADLVLVNTCGFIQPAIEESIGTILDVVREASEVAEGLGRKPLVCVAGCLVSRYGQDLKNGLPEVDLWLNTEEIELWPAMAAEALALNLPGDTPRNLSTGPAYAFLKVSEGCSHNCRFCTIPSIRGPHKSWPVDFLLDEARLLAGQVPEIIVVGQDSTAYGSDLGQGHDLPALIKGLAAIPNLEWLRIMYLYPAGLTESLLGLLRDTGAPFLPYFDIPLQHAHPDVLASMGRPFARDPDKVVDRVRSFFPDAALRTTFIVGYPGETDEQFEALMDFVRRTRFHHLGVFPYWAEEGTPAAAMENQVPDEVKQERKDRLMELQAEISAEILEGYVGETLPVVIERESDEWPGLYVGRAWFQAPEVDGVTYVGAPPDTRLELGDILDVEIEKADTYDLSGLV
- a CDS encoding two-component system sensor histidine kinase NtrB, which produces MIEGSIVDEKRYVIGVIGDIPALLALWEMFKDQSNDETLREIGVVAVALPGESVLPEATDAGRIVPTYAGYKAMLEKHPEINMIIEATGRPSLVFELRKYLPPAITLVERGAAQFFINLLASNQMWVACKVDLLHTQTMLKTIVDQMDQEILFLNRDGMVVGMNQTVLDRSGLPKRALMGKHYCDVFTRSKEGECEEWEDPFERTMMTHAPAEATTSLVDPDGRVQYFRVYTSPVADEDGAVNHVVAMRRDITQRRAMENRLQQAERLASIGELSTYMAHEIRNPLFSISGFANSLMRDKDVGTKAREKLSIILDESRRLDEVLRSLLNFTRPTEAQVAEVDLNEVVRATMDVMQLPCSNQNVVPHVSLDEGMARVHANPDLIKQCLINLIKNALEAMKSGGKLYVTTAMNQDMAVLAVEDTGVGIPLDIRDKIFSPFFSTKDKGVGLGLAQIHKIVGELGGRVDLVSMEGVGTKVTLFLPPTLAVEDSGDSA